The Paenibacillus spongiae nucleotide sequence GCTTCGCGAGCCCTATGTCCGTACGCTGTTTCACTTTGATCCGGCATACATCCATAAGGTGCTGCAGCCTGAGATGGCTGCGGCTCTCCTGAAACCGTTCGAGGAGCTTCGCAATATCCGCATCTCGCTCGGAACCGAGGAGCAGCTGGTATTCGAGCGCCTGCTGCAGGAGATGAACGAGCTGTACGGCAGCGGCCGCAGATCGTTGTCCTCCGTAACCGGCGGAAGGTTCCTGTTCCGGTTCCTGGATTTGCTTGAGCTGCTTCGGGAGTGGTGCTCGAAGCCTGTCGAAGAGCATGAGCACGGTTCGCTCAAGGAAAGGCATGTGCAGAGTGTCGTATCCTATATCGAGGAGCATTACGCGGAGGATGTGACGCTTGACGCCATCGCCGGCGCGCTGCATCTGACCAAGCCGTATTTGTCCAACATGTTCAAAGAAGTGACGGGGACGACGGTCTTCAAATATTTATACAACCGGCGGATCAATCAAGCGAAAATCATGTTCCGCCTTGAACCCGGCAGGTCCGTGTCAGATGTGGGGCGCGCGGTGGGCTTTCATCATCTGGCGCATTTCAGCCGGATGTTCAAAGCGACCGCAGGAAGCAGCCCGGAGGTTTACCGCAGGCAGTTGGCCGCTAAAGAGGCCGATTCATAAAGGCGTTCCCAGCATGCGTTACCGTACGCAGGCTCGGGGCGCTTTTTCTCGTTATCGGCCTCCAGCGATTCTCGTTGCCGGTATCACGCGAAAAAAATTTTTTGAACCCGTGAACAAATTCGAATCGCCGAGCGTCATATTGCCGACAACGATAAGGAGAGATACTCGGAATGATATAGAAAGGGGCAGTCTATGGTCACAACCGAACGGCAAACGGATGACGAAGCTATATTGAAGCAGGCCGTTCGCGGAGATGGGCAAGCGCTGGCTGTGCTGCTGCGCGACAACTACACTCTATTGTACCGGTATATGCTGAAGGTGACGATGAACAAGGCGATGGCCGAAGACCTCGTCCAGGAGACGATGCTCAAGGCGATTGAGCGAATCGGGTCCTTCCAGTTGCGATCGAAATTTTCCACATGGCTGATTTCGATCGGTACCCGTCTTTATATGGACGAGATGCGCAAGAAAAAGCGCGAGCGCAATTGGCAGAATACCGAGCAGGCGATGCAGTCCATCCGCTTCGATGCGGCCATGAGACAGGATGAATGGCCGGAGGCGCTGGATGCGCTCGCCGACATGCCTTACGATATCCGCGTTCCGATTTTGCTGAAATATTATTACGGATATGCCTACGAGGAGATTGCGAAGTGGCTCGATATACCGGTAGGCACCGTCAAGTCCAGGCTGCATAACGGCCTGAAGCATCTGCGAAAGGAGCTGAGCCAATGAGAAGGAAGAATCGCCAAGACGGCCAAGGAAAGCGCAATACGGAAGAGGACTTCCGGCTTGACAGCAGTATGCCGGAGGAAGATCGGGAGGCTGAACAATTCGAGCAGCTGGTTGGCCGCCATTTGCGGCAATGGGATGATTCCGTGATGCCGGATGTACCGTCACTCCAATCGCTGGAGCGTCTTGCGAGCGGTCACCGGAGCCGGTTAAAGGGGCGATTATGGCGCGACCTGCTGTTGTTCTGGATGGTCAGCGGCATGATCTTATCCGGACTTCTGCTGCTCGTGCAGCGCGATCTGAAGCTGTTTGTCATCGTGCAGGTTGTTGTTCTTATGGCAGCTTGCCTGTTTCTGGCCAGTTCGGCGGCCCGCAAGGAAGGACGAGGCAAATGGACGAGTTAAAGGGGGTTCCGGTATGGCTTTTGATCCTGCTCGTGATCGTACTTTTATGCCAATCCACGTGGCTGTTCATCGATGCCAGAAAGCACAGCCGGTTCCCATGGTTTTGGGGGCTGTGGGGGCTCATTCAGGTGCCCATGCCGTTCATTCTATATTGGCTCGTCGTTCGAGTGGATTGGAAGAAGTTCGGGAAGTCGCGCAGGAAGTAGACGTAGTCCCATTAATGATATTGGCCTCCAACCCGTCAATTAATCGATATCGTGATGTTTAATGAAGGAGGAATTCAAGATGGATCAACTAACTAACCCGCAGCTGTGGGCCATTATCGGACCTGTAGTCGCTCTTCAGCTGCTGCTTATGATCATTGCGCTCGTTGCTTGCGTTCGTGCCGAAGAAACGCGCGGACCGCGCTGGATGTGGGTGCTCATCATTATATTCGGAAATCTGATCGGTTCCATTCTATTCTTTATCTTCGGAAGGAAGGGGATGTCATGAGCGGACTCTTGCAGGTCGAGGGGCTGACCAAGTCGTTTGCAGGCTCCAAGGCGGTGGACGATATTCATTTTACAATCGGCGAAGGTCGCTGCATGGCGCTGCTCGGTCCGAACGGAGCGGGCAAAACGACGACGATCCGGATGATCATCGGACTCCTGGAGCCCACCTCCGGCAGCATTGCTTTCCGGAATCAAGCGTCTGGAACAGACCGCCGCAAGCAGATCGGTTATTTGCCCCAAATCCCGGCTTTCTATGGCTGGATGAGCGGCAAGGAGTTTCTGGTTTACGCGGGCAGGCTTTGCGGCTTAAGCGCCAGAGAAGCGGATGCGCGCAGCAAAGAATTGCTGGAGCGGGTCGGAATCGCTAATGCCGGCAAGCGCCGTATCAGCGGTTACTCGGGCGGAATGAAGCAGCGTCTCGGGCTGGCGCAGGCGCTTATCCACAAGCCCAGTCTACTCGTGCTGGACGAGCCCGTATCCGCGCTTGATCCAATCGGCCGGCGCGAGGTCATGGCGCTGCTCTCCGAGCTCAAGCAGGAGACGACCGTCCTGTTCTCTACGCATGTGCTGCATGATGCCGAGGAGCTGTGCGACGATGTTCTTATCATGCGGGAAGGAAAGATTGCCGTCTATGGGGCGATCGATGATATTCGGGATGCTAACCGCCAGCCGGTGCTGCTTCTGGAGACGGAAGGAGACGAGCGTTCACGGCAATGGCTGAAGGAATGGCTGCGCAACAAGCCCGCTTATGTTCAATCGGCAGAAGAGGTTGACAGAGGCATTCGCCTTGTCGTGAACGACGTCCGCACGGCAAGACGCAGCCTGCTCGCTCAGCTTGTGGAAGCGGACGTACGTGTGACGAAGCTGGAGTTCGGACATACGTCGCTGGAGGACTTATTTATAAAGGCGGTGGCGAGATGACGCAATGGTTCGTGTTATACCGGAAGGAATGGAGGGAGCTTGTCCGGAGCTATAAGCTGATCTGGGTACCGATCGTCTTCATTCTCCTCGGAGCTTCACAGCCGGTCACCACATATTTTTTGCCGGATATCCTCGCGAGCGCCGGCAATCTGCCGGAAGGCGCCACATTTGAATTTCCTGTGCCGCGGGCGGTGGAGGTGCTTGCGCAAACGTTAAGCCAGTTCGGTACACTGGGGCTGCTTGTCGTTGCGCTGTCCTGCATGGGAACGATATCCGGTGAACGGGTCAGCGGAACGGCTTCGATGATACTAGTCAAGCCGGTCTCCTACACGGCGTTCGTAACTTCCAAGTGGGCTGCGATGCTGACCCTGTCCACGCTTTCCTTTGCCATGGGCTATGGGGCGTCCTGGTATTATACGATGGCCTTGTTTGAGGCTGTCGGCTGGCAGGAGGTCGTGGGAAGCTTGCTCCTCTTTGCCCTGTGGCTCGGCTTTGTTGGCACCGTGACGATCATGTTCAGCTCGCTGCTGCGCAGTCCGGCGGCTGCGGCTTTCTCCGCCCTGGCATCAGCTATGCTGCTGTCTGTAACGGCGTCTCTGCTGCCCCGTGCCTTCGCATGGAGCCCGGGCAATCTGTCGAAGCTCGCTTCCGAGCAAGTGCTGAATGGTTCCGTGGA carries:
- a CDS encoding AraC family transcriptional regulator, yielding MPLRMQWQTPIDFAYRNDAPLMDAQFHSHAFYEIYYFQSGECNYLIGDKLMTLRPGDLLLMHGMTLHCPNPSLREPYVRTLFHFDPAYIHKVLQPEMAAALLKPFEELRNIRISLGTEEQLVFERLLQEMNELYGSGRRSLSSVTGGRFLFRFLDLLELLREWCSKPVEEHEHGSLKERHVQSVVSYIEEHYAEDVTLDAIAGALHLTKPYLSNMFKEVTGTTVFKYLYNRRINQAKIMFRLEPGRSVSDVGRAVGFHHLAHFSRMFKATAGSSPEVYRRQLAAKEADS
- the sigY gene encoding RNA polymerase sigma factor SigY, whose protein sequence is MVTTERQTDDEAILKQAVRGDGQALAVLLRDNYTLLYRYMLKVTMNKAMAEDLVQETMLKAIERIGSFQLRSKFSTWLISIGTRLYMDEMRKKKRERNWQNTEQAMQSIRFDAAMRQDEWPEALDALADMPYDIRVPILLKYYYGYAYEEIAKWLDIPVGTVKSRLHNGLKHLRKELSQ
- a CDS encoding YxlC family protein; the protein is MRRKNRQDGQGKRNTEEDFRLDSSMPEEDREAEQFEQLVGRHLRQWDDSVMPDVPSLQSLERLASGHRSRLKGRLWRDLLLFWMVSGMILSGLLLLVQRDLKLFVIVQVVVLMAACLFLASSAARKEGRGKWTS
- a CDS encoding PLD nuclease N-terminal domain-containing protein, with the translated sequence MDQLTNPQLWAIIGPVVALQLLLMIIALVACVRAEETRGPRWMWVLIIIFGNLIGSILFFIFGRKGMS
- a CDS encoding ABC transporter ATP-binding protein produces the protein MSGLLQVEGLTKSFAGSKAVDDIHFTIGEGRCMALLGPNGAGKTTTIRMIIGLLEPTSGSIAFRNQASGTDRRKQIGYLPQIPAFYGWMSGKEFLVYAGRLCGLSAREADARSKELLERVGIANAGKRRISGYSGGMKQRLGLAQALIHKPSLLVLDEPVSALDPIGRREVMALLSELKQETTVLFSTHVLHDAEELCDDVLIMREGKIAVYGAIDDIRDANRQPVLLLETEGDERSRQWLKEWLRNKPAYVQSAEEVDRGIRLVVNDVRTARRSLLAQLVEADVRVTKLEFGHTSLEDLFIKAVAR
- a CDS encoding ABC transporter permease — its product is MTQWFVLYRKEWRELVRSYKLIWVPIVFILLGASQPVTTYFLPDILASAGNLPEGATFEFPVPRAVEVLAQTLSQFGTLGLLVVALSCMGTISGERVSGTASMILVKPVSYTAFVTSKWAAMLTLSTLSFAMGYGASWYYTMALFEAVGWQEVVGSLLLFALWLGFVGTVTIMFSSLLRSPAAAAFSALASAMLLSVTASLLPRAFAWSPGNLSKLASEQVLNGSVEGAWLPVIITLCCMAAALLASAGVLRKRPSLDAV